One segment of Meriones unguiculatus strain TT.TT164.6M chromosome 3, Bangor_MerUng_6.1, whole genome shotgun sequence DNA contains the following:
- the Padi1 gene encoding protein-arginine deiminase type-1, whose translation MAPRRAVRLSPREPAHAVCVVGVETPVDVRSDVPKGAKTFGVSGSSEVKIYMVYDPARVPEPAGRAHWPLDANVDVVVVVDTVSKDLNDLRVKVSYFESQEAGALGHSVLYLTGVDVSLDADTGRTGKAKKGSVDKKTWRWGSGGSGAILLVNCDRDAVRGSREDLHASHLRSLEDLQDMSPMVLSCRGPDELFESHKLFLKTSLPDSRRLRVFCARGGTSLSNYKQVLGPHHQSYEVERRPGERDIKFYVEGLTFPDTNFSGLVSLSASLVDTEALSEASLFTDSVTFRVAPWIMTPNTQPPLELYVCSVTDAHGHNDKFLEDMAHLALKANCKLVVVPRIENRNDRWIQDEMEFGYIDAPHKSFPVVFDSPRNRGLRDFALKKILGPDFGYVTREIEYAGASGLDSFGNLDVSPPVTVGNREYPLGRILIGGSFPKSSGRRMARVVRDFLQAQQVQAPVELYSDWLSVGHVDEFMTFVPTSDQKGFRLLLASPSACLQLFQEKKEEGYGEALQFEGLKHKMKRSINDILADKHLKRDSIHVQECIDWNRVVLKRELGLSESDIVDIPQLFFLKGAYAEAFFPDMVNMVVLGKYLGIPKPFGPLINGRCCLEEKVRSLLEPLGLRCVFIDDFLFYHQLLGEIHCGTNVRRKPFTFRWWNSAP comes from the exons ATGGCCCCACGGCGAGCTGTACGACTGTCCCCGAGGGAGCCTGCTCACGCTGTGTGTGTGGTAGGCGTGGAGACGCCGGTGGATGTCCGCAG TGATGTCCCCAAGGGTGCCAAGACCTTTGGGGTGTCTGGGAGCTCAGAGGTGAAGATCTACATGGTCTACGACCCTGCACGGGTGCCAGAGCCTGCAGGCCGGGCCCACTGGCCACTGGATGCCAACGtggatgtggtggtggtggtggacacAGTCAGCAAGGACTTAAATGACCTCAGG GTGAAAGTATCATATTTCGAGTCACAGGAGGCTGGAGCCCTGGGCCACAGCGTGCTGTACCTCACTGGTGTTG ATGTGTCCCTCGATGCCGACACAGGCCGCACAGGCAAGGCGAAGAAAGGCTCGGTTGACAAG AAAACCTGGCGCTGGGGCTCCGGGGGCTCCGGGGCCATCCTGTTGGTGAACTGTGACAGAGACGCTGTCCGTGGGTCCAGGGAAGACCTGCATGCCAGCCATCTGAGGTCACTGGAGG ACCTGCAGGATATGTCCCCAATGGTGCTGAGCTGCCGTGGCCCCGACGAGCTCTTTGAGAGCCACAAGCTGTTCTTGAAGACGTCTTTGCCCGATTCCAGAAGGCTGAGGGTCTTCTGTGCCCGGG GTGGGACCTCCCTCTCCAACTACAAACAGGTGCTAGGCCCCCACCATCAGTCCTATGAGGTGGAGCGGCGTCCCGGGGAGAGAGACATCAAGTTTTACGTGGAAGGACTCACCTTCCCCGACACCAACTTCTCAGGGCTGGTCTCTCTGAGTGCCAGCCTAGTAGACACGGAG GCCCTCTCCGAGGCGTCACTCTTCACAGACAGTGTGACCTTCCGAGTGGCCCCCTGGATCATGACCCCCAACACCCAGCCGCCGCTGGAGCTGTATGTGTGCAG CGTGACAGACGCTCATGGCCACAATGACAAGTTTCTAGAGGATATGGCCCACCTGGCCCTGAAGGCCAACTGCAAACTTGTGGTCGTTCCCCGGATAGAGAATCGCAACGATCGCTGGATCCAG GATGAGATGGAGTTTGGCTACATCGACGCCCCTCATAAATCCTTCCCTGTAGTCTTTGACTCCCCGAGAAACAGAGGTCTGAGGGACTTCGCCCTTAAAAAGATTCTG ggtCCTGACTTCGGATATGTGACCCGGGAGATCGAGTACGCAGGCGCTTCTGGCCTGGATTCCTTCGGCAACCTGGACGTGAGCCCGCCGGTGACGGTGGGTAACAGGGAGTACCCCCTCGGCAGAATCCTCATCGGTGGCAGCTTCCCCAA GTCCAGCGGGCGTCGGATGGCCAGGGTGGTCCGTGACTTCCTGCAGGCCCAGCAGGTGCAGGCGCCTGTGGAACTCTACTCCGACTGGCTTTCTGTGGGCCACGTGGATGAGTTTATGACCTTCGTCCCCACTTCTGACCAAAAG GGTTTCCGGCTGCTCCTGGCTAGCCCCAGTGCCTGCCTTCAGCTGTtccaggagaagaaggaggagggctATGGCGAGGCCCTGCAGTTTGAAG GCCTCAAGCATAAGATGAAGAGAAGCATCAACGATATCTTAGCCGACAAGCACCTCAAGAGGGACAGCATACACGTACAG GAATGCATCGACTGGAACCGGGTGGTGCTAAAGCGGGAGCTGGGCCTGTCGGAGAGCGACATCGTGGACATCCCACAGCTCTTCTTCTTGAAGGGAGCCTATGCCGAAGCCTTCTTCCCCGACATG gTCAACATGGTGGTCCTAGGCAAGTACCTGGGCATCCCGAAGCCCTTTGGCCCTCTCATCAATGGCCGCTGCTGTTTGGAGGAGAAGGTTCGCTCCCTGCTGGAACCGCTGGGCCTGCGCTGCGTCTTTATTGATGACTTCCTGTTTTACCACCAGCTGCTGGGGGAGATTCACTGCGGCACTAACGTTCGAAGAAAACCTTTTACCTTTAGGTGGTGGAACTCGGCTCCCTGA